The nucleotide window CTGAACAGGAAGCCGAAGCGCATTCTCGAAGACAGCATCGAGCGCGTGGTGGAAGTGCTGAAAGCCGACGTCCtcggggaagatgagaacGACTCCATAGACGGCGACTTTGAAGGTCTGGAGGAGCCACCGGCACCGGTATGCGACATGCGCGCCGCTTCATGGGGTACCTGCCTTCAGAAGCGGCTTAGAATCTGGCTAGCAATGAAGGGGTAGCTGACGGGAGCAGGAATCCAACAGCCTCAACAAGAGCCTGGTTGGTATGTGGAATACAACCAACAGCTCGAAACCCTCGAAACAGAGCGAATCCAACACCGCCGAGTCAACAGCACCTCCTTCTACCTCCACGAAGAAACGGCACCATGGTGGTGAATCGCAGTCCTCCAAGCGCCGCAAGGCCGAGGCCGCAGTCGACCGTTCTCCCCCCACACATATCAGTCTGGCCGATCTGGGTGGATTGGACGATGTCGTGCAGGAGCTCGGGGATCTTGTCATCCTGCCCATGACACGCCCACAAGTCTACATGTCGTCCAATGTCCAGCCTCCTCGCGGTGTTTTGCTACATGGTCCGCCAGGTTGCGGTAAAACCATGATCGCAAACGCATTCGCCGCCGAGCTGGGCGtccccttcatctccatatCCGCTCCATCCGTCATCTCCGGCATGTCAGGAGAGTCCGAGAAGGCTCTCCGCGAATACTTCGAAGAAGCCAAGAGAATCGCGCCCTGCTTAATATTCATTGACGAAATCGACGCTATTACCCCCAAGCGTGAAAGCGCCCAAcgagagatggagaagcgCATCGTCGCCCAACTCCTCACCTGCATGGACGACTTGGCCCTCGAAAAGACCGACGGAAAGCCCGTCATCGTCCTGGCGGCCACCAACCGTCCCGACAGCTTGGACGCAGCCCTGCGTCGCGGAGGTCGTTTCGACAAGGAAATCAACATGACCGTCCCCTCGGAGCCCGTCCGCGAGCAGATCCTGCGCGCCCTCACCCGCAAGATGCGTCTCGTCGACGACCTTGACTTCAAGACCCTTGCCAAGCGTACCCCCGGCTTCGTCGGTGCTGATCTGAACGACCTCGTTGCCACCGCCGGTGCCGCCGCCATCAAACGCTACCTCGAACTCCTCAAGTCCAACAGCGgcgaggaaatggaaatggaaatcGAAGGCGAAGCCGACATCATCAGCCCTAAGGTCAAAGAACTCCGCCGCCTCATCACCCACGCTAAAGAAACGCCCATCGGCGACGAAACCCAAACTGTCCTCGTCTCCAACGCCGACTTCTTCACAGCTCTCCCTAAGATTcaaccctcctccaagcGCGAAGGCTTCGCCACTATCCCCGACACCACCTGGGCTGACATCGGTGCCCTCGGTGGCATTCGCGACGAACTGTCCACCGCCATCGTCGAACCCATCAAGAACCCCGAAATCTACGCCAACGTTGGTATCACCGCTCCCACCGGCGTCCTCCTCTGGGGTCCCCCCGGTTGCGGTAAAACGCTCCTCGCCAAAGCCGTGGCCAACGAGTCCCGCGCCAACTTCATCAGCGTCAAGGGTCCCGAACTTCTCAACAAATTCGTTGGTGAATCCGAACGCGCCGTCCGCCAGGTCTTCGTTCGCGCCCGCTCCTCCGTCCCCTgcgtcatcttcttcgatgaaCTCGACGCCCTCGTCCCCCGTCGTGACGATACCCTCTCTGAAGCCTCCGCCCGCGTCGTCAACACCCTCCTTACTGAACTCGATGGCCTCGGCAGCAGCCGTCAAGGCCTCTACGTCATCGCGGCCACGAACCGGCCCGATATCATCGACCCGGCTATGCTGCGCCCCGGTCGTCTGGAGACCCTTCTCTTTGTTAACTTGCCCAGTCCGCTTGAACGTGTCGAGATCCTGCAGACCCTCGTCAGGAACTTGCCTATCGAGTTCAATGAGGATCTGCGCAGACTTGCCGAGGAGTGTGAGGGCTTCAGTGGTGCTGATCTGGGCAGTTTGCTTCGTCGCGCTGGTTACTCGGCTATTAAGAGACGGGATAGTATCAAGTTTGAGGACTTTGTCGCTGCCAAGGCGTTCATTCGGCCTAGTGTTACGGATTTGAAGAAGTATGAGAAgttgaggagggattggagtGGTGGAGTGgtgtaaataataataattagatcaTTCAGTCAGTGTTTTTTGGTGTGTGTACATACATCGATGTACCTTGGGattgtttctttttactATTATCTCTTTTGTGCTGTTTCTTCATTGTGTGCATATAGAGAGTGTGGAGggatttaaaaaaaaaaaaaaaaaaaagtgatgAATAATGATAGATCTTTTGAGGGATATTCAAACCATGCGGCCACTGAGTAGTTACTACAactaattactactactggtaAGAACTACAACAGCAAACAACCCAATGAAGGAGTGAATGAACTTTTGGATATCAGAAACTCTAAATTTAGTTATGCACACACCAAAACGCCTCCCATGTAAATTTGAACAGGATACACACAAGGAAGAccaattataataattacatcCATAACCGGCAGGTTCCATCCGCACCGGCACTGACACACCAGGCTTCGCGCGGGTGCCAGTCGAGATCCATGACACCGAGCTCGCCGGTGATCTTATGGCCCTTGAGGACCTTGAGCGGCACAATGCTAGCATTGCTGAGCATGTCACCCGTGACACTGCCGTGGAAGATCTGGAGAGAGCCGTCGTCACTGGCGTCCGCGAACAGAGGGTAGCGGCCGCTAGGGTGGAACTTGACGGCACGAATGGCCTTGCGGTGGTAACGGAGGGTCTTGTAGGGGCGCTGGGAGAGTTCAAGATCGTGCCACAACAGACGGCGGTCGTAGGATCCGACAATGAGGTTGTCTCCGCCCGAAGCGGTGGAAGAGGTCGGATGGATGTCGAACGAGGAGATCCAGCGGGCACCGGGCTGGATGATCTTGACGAGCAGTTGGCGGGAGAGATCGTAGGCACGGACGGTGCGCTGGTTGGCAACGAAGAGGATGGGCTTCGAGGGGTGGAAGTGCGCGGTCTGGGGCGGGCCACCACCCTTGATGCGCCGGCTGAAGGGGTACTGAGTCAAGTGCTTGGACAAAGTGTGAATGGCAATGGCCATGGAAGCCGGGGTAGAAGAGCCCGGGCAGACGGCAACAAAGTAGTCACCACGGCGATGCCATGAGATAGACTTGGCCACATAGCGGAGGGGAATGACGGCGCACACGCCATTGTCGGCGAGAGCGGCCGAGGGGCGCACCCACTGGGGAGGGGTGGTCTTCTTGCCTTCTTCCGAGGCCTTCGGGGCGGGCTTCGAAGCGGCGTATCCCCAGCCGGCGTCGAGAAGGTCCAAACTGGCTTGCTCAAGTTCGGGGTCGAGAATCGGGGGCACGATGAGGTAGATATCGTcaccggcggcggcagccaaGACCACGGCGTCCTTGCTCGGCCTCCAGCGGACAACGTTGACAGGATCCTCTTCACCCACCTTGACGCTATACAGCTGGCGACCAGTGAGCAATTCCCAAACGCGGACAGTGCCATCGTCACCACCAGTGGCGAGCCACACACCCGTGGGGTCGACGGCAAGAGAACGAACACGGCCCTTGTGTCCCCGGAACACCGTGGCGCAGACAGACGGGAACGGCTTCAACTCTTCAGGGCTGGGCAGCTTAGGGAGCAGACTCTCCGGGTCGATGTTGAGCTTGCTGCGGCGAACTCTAGGAGCCAAGTAAAGATCCAAGCAACGTTCGAACTTCTCCTTGACAAACTCGCCGTAACCAGGGACCTTGCGGAGAGAGCCAAAGTCGGTAGGGAGAAATTCCCGATCCCGGTCTTCGGGGTCGGCTTCCTGCCAGGCCTTGCGCTCCTTGTTGTCGGGGAGATACTCCGGGGGCGGGTGATAACTCTCCTCGTAGCCTGGCGGAGGAAGCTTGGGGGCAGGGACGTGCATGGGGTGGTCTGGACGCTCGGCCTCGTCTGCCCACAGGTCATAGTTGATGAGCTCGAggtcctcctccttctcttcagaCGGGGGCTTGTAAGGCAAAATGCGACCTTCGCGGATGGCCTTCACAATCTTCATGACCCGCTTGGCTTCGTGCTTCGACGGAACGAATCGACGCTTGGGTTCCGGAGCAGCACTGAGGGGCATGATTTCCTGTTTGTTACTGAACCATTCCATCAAAGGCTCGTATGGGTTGTAGCCCTCCTCGGGAATTTCGTTCATCTGCACCTTGCGCAGCAACTCCAGTTCATCCTGGCTCAGCTCCAGAGGCTTACCGGTCGAGGGATCAGTCAGACCGGTGAAGCCCTTGGGGATCTCAATGCTGTCAAGCAAAGCGTCTAGAGCCTCCCCGGTGGCAGGACGCAtgatcttctttccattgATGTCGTAGCCAATGTGGGGGTATTGGTCGTAGAAAGACAACGGGATGTTACCGATCGTGTTCGCATTCTCTTCGACGTCAGAGTAATCGGAGTTGTCGTCAGGGTTGATCTCGTCGTAGACGTAACGGTCGTTTCCATTGGCATCCTTTTCAATTCGGAAGTTGGgttgctcttcctcgctggAGCTCTCGTCGTCGTTCGTAGGTACTTCCAGGTCCGCAGCTGATGTGCCGGACTTTTTCTTGAGAGGCGCCTCTCCGTCGGAGGGGATCTCATCGCTGTCCAactcctcttcatcgtcatcctcatcggagCTGAAGTCGTCAACCAATTCAACTTCGgaatcctcctcgtcgctcgATAGGTCGTTGGCATCGTCCGAAAGCGCACCATCAATGTCGCCGACGTTCAATTCGTCGCCAGAAAACACAccggcctcctcctcgacatctTTGGTGacagccttgcgcttcttggaaACCTTTGCAGCACTCATGGCGACGAAGGAACACTCCGAGTGGGCAGAAACTTGTGCAGGATCGAAGCACTGCTGGAAGGAATTCGAAGCTCGACTTTTTcgactttttttttgctgCCCTCGATTTGCGGAAAGACATACCGCCCACGTGACACACCGCCTCTCTTATCGATCCCCTCGCTGGCCTCAGGCACGCAACCCTATCGATAACAAGCAATCATTATGATGAAGTTTAAGATCAACTACCTTATAATCATATTACCTTCGTGACTCAGCTGAAAGCCGGTTCGAATTTTCGCTGGTTCTGCAGCATGATGCACCAGCAATTCTCTCTCGAATGCAGCCAACCACACTCTGTATACCCAAGCAATGCTTCCATGGGTGACGCCGCAACAGGCGTGGCGCGGGGGAAAAGACATGCGGCCTGTGATGAGTGCAGTATGTCTGACTTCTTGTCGAGCTGAAGTAGAAACTGTCTGGCgctaattatttttctcaTCTTAGGAAGCCGCAAGCTAAAATGCTCCGGAGAACCCACTGGCTGCACTCGCTGCGTCAAACAAAGTCTCACTTGCCACTACTCCCTACAGAAACAGATGGGACGGCCTCCCAAGAAGCGTAtgcgagaagatgaagatctaTCACCACCTTTTGGACTCTCAGGGAATGATTCATGGACCAATAACTCGGAATTTGCTTCCCTTGTACCATCAACCATTGAGTCAGCCGCGACCGCCCCGTCAGACTATACGGGGCAGACCAACTTCTTTGCGGACGCAAATAGCAACGTTGACGCCGGGCAATTCCTCCTTAACAAACCAATAGATGCAGCTCCAACAACAGTCAGTCCATGGCCTGATTTCTCCAATGTctcttcatcagcagccAATCTCTACACCCTTCCACCAGACCTCTCCTTACTCCAGCAGTCCTCTGCCGGCTCGTCCCCGGACTCGGAGGAATCCGACCGCCAATGCCCTTGTTTATCATGCCTCTACCTCTGTCTCAGCCATCTGTCTTCTCTCGCCCCATTCCCGATCTCCCATCACAACCTATGCTCCCTCTACATCGCATCCAGAACCGCCCAAGCTGTCATCCGCTGCCAAATCTGTCCCCTCCGCTTCACAACAGGCATGCAGAATGTCACCTTCACTGGCACCTTATTAACCGTCATCGCCGATACTTGGCTACGTATATCCAAAGTCAACGCCGTCGACTTCGGCCGACAATCGGCACCACCGGCTTACGCCGCAGCAATTGATgcctcccccaaccccacAGAAGGCTGGAAGGATTGGCTACGGCAAACCGTGCGATTCCGTGTGCTAGGAGGGCCGTGTGATCCGGCCGGTATGCCGCCGGGTGCAGATGATGGGCCTAGCCTGCTTGGTCTTATAGAGGAAATGGAGGAGCGGCAACGACGTTGGCATCGCTCGCACCCGCTGCCTGTCGAGGAACGTCACCTTCCTATACCAAAGACGGACGGgtccaaggaggaggaatcGTGCCATGAGCGGGATGCGCTGTGTATGCGCATCATTCAGAGCGCGCGCAATGTCATTCCGAAGTTTGGTTTTGAGCCAAGTGATTATCCGGATGGTGCGGGTGCCAAGTAGACCCGGCATCGTTTATAAAGACTTTCATCGATATAAGGTGACTATATGGGTGGAGGGAGCCATATTCGCATTGAGACCGGGGTTCGATTTAACGGTGCCTAATCTTACGATTTATGACAATCATTCTATATACTCCGATCTCTATTTTGGGAGGGACTAGTCTCGTGAATTTGTGATATTACTAGCAATGTAGATAGATCTAGCGGTACGGTATGTACAAATTTGCATATTGCCGAGTCCGTTAGTTATTCCTTAGTTTTGTAGATATTTGCTATGATATCAAAAATATAACATTGAATGGGTGGTGACGACCATGCATGCGCCCGAAGAATGACTCCCAGAATGGATGATACAGTTACAATGTCATTAGAAGAAGCAAGTAAGAATGTCAATATGGCTTAGAAATGAGGAGCCGttactcttcatcatcatcgtccacaATGTAGCGGTTCTTCTTCCGGGTTGGAGGAGTGCCTCTCTCAGGAGCCTCGGGGGAGGCTCGTTTCTGTCGCGGTCTGGCGGGTGGAaggtcttcctcttcgccctcagcgtcctcgtcttcatcctccaagacatcttcttcgtcgtcatcatcgacgaTTTCCGGTTCTTCGTCACTGCCCACCAGGAAcccatcgtcttcgtcgtaTTCGTCTTCGCGAGTGCGTCCGCGACGGTcatattcttcttcgtcatcggtgTAGATCTCGCCCCGACGGTTTGGCCTGCGAGGCTTCTTCGCGCGAGGCCGGGTAGTCAGGAGACcgtcgtcatcttccaggCCACCCACTGTGAGACCAGCACCTCCGGTGCGCTGGGTGAATCCATGACGACGGCCACGGTCCATCTCGCGGTCCTGAAGCTGCTGGCGGCGACGAGCAGCCTTCAGCTTCTCGCGCTCGGCCATTTCTGCCTGCCGCTTGGCGAGTTCGGGGTCCTCCTTGACTTCGATAACCGGCGCCGATCCGTCCAGCGTCTTCTTGCCACCgcgagctgctgctgctagcgACTCCTGCAGACGCTGCACGGCGTCGTCAGTCTCCACGGTCGTCGGGTAGACCGTAAGTCCATGGGTGAGATGGGACGTCAACCGGAAGACCGAGGAGGCTTCTGCGGCGGCTCCCAGATAAACGTGCGAGTCTAGCTTGGTATCGTATTCTCCAGACTTGCTGAGAGGTGCCAGTGGCTTGGTCGAAATACGGTATTGCTCCTTTGGCGCGGACGCCAGCTGCAATGTCATGGAACCATCCTCCCAGCGGATAATTCGTGCATTCGATTGCAGCAGCGACTCGTTCTGGGGGTCATGGCGCCAGCAGAGCGACGTGGCCGCTGTTGTGAACGGAGGTGGAACATAGGTCTCTGGGTTGAACTCTTCCGTTTCAACGGATAGGAAAGGGGGTACTGGCATCGTGTAGACCTAGAATGGGCAGTGGTGAGTCCGGGGTCATGCAGCAGGTGGATGCTTGTGGAACATACCTCACCGTTCGAAGTCACAGGCTCTGGCGCCCGGCTCAAGCTCATGTCCATGATATTTACCGTCTCCTCATAGTCTGCGCCTCCTTCATAGTCCATGGGCTCACCAACCCGATCATTGCGATCCACGTCATCTCCGGAATCGAGTTCTTCGTCATCGAGCGTCCGCTGGGGTCGACTGTTTGCCAGTCAATGAATGTCTCTCTAGCAACAGGGGCAATTGACCATACTCATTATCATCGCCAAACCCTCCGTCAGAAGCATCCGAACCAAACAGATCCGCATCATCATAGCCGTTCGCGTTGTCCGCATCCGAGCCCGCGGGACTCTGACTTCGCGCCGGAGCCTCGCTGTGTTCACTTGCAGACGGACTGCCTGGTTGACCGGCACCTGTACTGCGCCCCGGACGGCGTACGACATCCTCATCTGAAGAAGACATTATgggtgggaaagagagagctCCGGCGGGTGCGCGGTCAATGCCGAAGATGAAGTTGTGTTTGGTGCTAGGAACAGCTGAAGTGTTCGGGAGAAAATTGTTCTTGGATAAGGCCCTGTATGAAAAAAGAGAGACTGAGAAGAGGGTAGAATAGGAATAACACCAGGGCCAAAGTGCGATCAATGGGACTGGGCGACTCTGGGAGGAGCTGCGCGGTAGCTGTTAATTATTACTAGTTCAGACTCAATAAACTATGAGTTGAGTTAGTGAAAGTAACAGACCCCCTCGGTGGATAGAATGATCCCTTCCGGGCCCAAGAGGGACTAGCGCAGCGGGCAGGTGGACGGGCCAGACCGAATCAGTCGAATTCCAGATCGGGACATCCCCAaactcattcattcattcattcattcctccTCACTTCCTCCCCAACTCTTTCCCTGTTAACTCCGTCGTGGATtgttccctcccccctcctcaatcCCCTCGGATCTCTCACTGAACTATCTCGGATTGCCTGATCGCCAGATTAGTCAGTGTTCCCGCACACGTGTATTCCCGTTCATCATGGCGACCTTCTTCCAGAGTGTGTATGtgccttcccctcctcttcccctatCATGCATCCCGTCCCTGTTGGACCCTTCACTCGCATGCGCTCTCTCTGGGTGGACAGTGCTGCAACATGCCTGGGCGCACCAAAAGAATGATGCCCCCTGAAATCAGTGGCCACGTCCACCAGTCTGTGTTCTTTGTTTCAGCGCTGCGGCTTCATCTCCTGACGccctctccttttcccttcttccccccacaTCTCCGTCTGGACACCAGCCAGGACTGACTTGCGACTTGtttcccccttcccagcCGCCAAGGGTTTGGCAGAGGCAAtaacaacaagaacaacaacaacaacaacaataacaatccCGCAAAGATGAACAATGGAAGTCCGGCTCCGTCGCCGGCGTCCCAGATGCCTCCCGCCGGCCATGTGCCCAACTCGCCGTCCCTCACCTCGAGTCTCTCCGTGgacacctcctccacctacgACCCCGATGCTCCCAAGTACTTCTTTCAGGAGAAATATGCCCCCCTCAATGTGAAGGGTAACTTCTTGACGTTGTGTGCCTGTCCCAAGAACGTGGAGCTGGGTGAATGGCTGGCCCATCAAAGTAAGCGGACTTGCTGCCTCTTCCGCTCGGAGAGTCCCCCGCGCTGATCGTTTTCTCCACACAGTCGTTGAACAATATCGCTTGCTCCATGGCATGCTCCAGGTTATCCAGGAGGTCAATAGCCTTACAGGACTGCCGATCTGTAACGAGAACACCTGCCCCACCATGTCGGCTGGTCGGTAAGTTCCTTTTTGCCCCCGCGCTTAAGATTCGAAAACCAGTCTAACATGGGCATCTTCGGATAGCTTGACCTACACCTGGCTGGTCGACGGTCGTGCCGCCAAGATCTCGGCCCCCAAGTTCATCAACCGTGTTGAGAAATGGATTGTCAGCAAGATTCACGACCCGGTCATGTTCCCTACGGAAAAGGTTACCGGTGTACCAGACACCTTTGCGGTCAATGAAGCAGGCGGCGCCAGCGCTACTTCCGGAGAGGAGTGGATT belongs to Aspergillus luchuensis IFO 4308 DNA, chromosome 3, nearly complete sequence and includes:
- a CDS encoding putative AAA family ATPase/60S ribosome export protein Rix7 (BUSCO:EOG09261YV6;~COG:O;~EggNog:ENOG410PHRK;~InterPro:IPR041569,IPR003959,IPR027417,IPR003593, IPR003960;~PFAM:PF00004,PF17862,PF05496,PF07724;~go_function: GO:0005524 - ATP binding [Evidence IEA];~go_function: GO:0016887 - ATPase activity [Evidence IEA]): MRRGGRPTLRQGLDKDIYQIVRKIIDDNAENAQFRLSVSSIYDTIKRSNSSLNRKPKRILEDSIERVVEVLKADVLGEDENDSIDGDFEGLEEPPAPESNSLNKSLVGMWNTTNSSKPSKQSESNTAESTAPPSTSTKKRHHGGESQSSKRRKAEAAVDRSPPTHISLADLGGLDDVVQELGDLVILPMTRPQVYMSSNVQPPRGVLLHGPPGCGKTMIANAFAAELGVPFISISAPSVISGMSGESEKALREYFEEAKRIAPCLIFIDEIDAITPKRESAQREMEKRIVAQLLTCMDDLALEKTDGKPVIVLAATNRPDSLDAALRRGGRFDKEINMTVPSEPVREQILRALTRKMRLVDDLDFKTLAKRTPGFVGADLNDLVATAGAAAIKRYLELLKSNSGEEMEMEIEGEADIISPKVKELRRLITHAKETPIGDETQTVLVSNADFFTALPKIQPSSKREGFATIPDTTWADIGALGGIRDELSTAIVEPIKNPEIYANVGITAPTGVLLWGPPGCGKTLLAKAVANESRANFISVKGPELLNKFVGESERAVRQVFVRARSSVPCVIFFDELDALVPRRDDTLSEASARVVNTLLTELDGLGSSRQGLYVIAATNRPDIIDPAMLRPGRLETLLFVNLPSPLERVEILQTLVRNLPIEFNEDLRRLAEECEGFSGADLGSLLRRAGYSAIKRRDSIKFEDFVAAKAFIRPSVTDLKKYEKLRRDWSGGVV
- the erb1 gene encoding ribosome biogenesis protein ERB1 (BUSCO:EOG092612LP;~COG:J;~EggNog:ENOG410PGWN;~InterPro:IPR036322,IPR015943,IPR019775,IPR028598, IPR001680,IPR012953,IPR017986;~PFAM:PF08145,PF00400;~go_function: GO:0005515 - protein binding [Evidence IEA];~go_process: GO:0006364 - rRNA processing [Evidence IEA];~go_process: GO:0042254 - ribosome biogenesis [Evidence IEA]), whose product is MSAAKVSKKRKAVTKDVEEEAGVFSGDELNVGDIDGALSDDANDLSSDEEDSEVELVDDFSSDEDDDEEELDSDEIPSDGEAPLKKKSGTSAADLEVPTNDDESSSEEEQPNFRIEKDANGNDRYVYDEINPDDNSDYSDVEENANTIGNIPLSFYDQYPHIGYDINGKKIMRPATGEALDALLDSIEIPKGFTGLTDPSTGKPLELSQDELELLRKVQMNEIPEEGYNPYEPLMEWFSNKQEIMPLSAAPEPKRRFVPSKHEAKRVMKIVKAIREGRILPYKPPSEEKEEDLELINYDLWADEAERPDHPMHVPAPKLPPPGYEESYHPPPEYLPDNKERKAWQEADPEDRDREFLPTDFGSLRKVPGYGEFVKEKFERCLDLYLAPRVRRSKLNIDPESLLPKLPSPEELKPFPSVCATVFRGHKGRVRSLAVDPTGVWLATGGDDGTVRVWELLTGRQLYSVKVGEEDPVNVVRWRPSKDAVVLAAAAGDDIYLIVPPILDPELEQASLDLLDAGWGYAASKPAPKASEEGKKTTPPQWVRPSAALADNGVCAVIPLRYVAKSISWHRRGDYFVAVCPGSSTPASMAIAIHTLSKHLTQYPFSRRIKGGGPPQTAHFHPSKPILFVANQRTVRAYDLSRQLLVKIIQPGARWISSFDIHPTSSTASGGDNLIVGSYDRRLLWHDLELSQRPYKTLRYHRKAIRAVKFHPSGRYPLFADASDDGSLQIFHGSVTGDMLSNASIVPLKVLKGHKITGELGVMDLDWHPREAWCVSAGADGTCRLWM
- a CDS encoding Zn(II)2Cys6 transcription factor rglT (COG:S;~EggNog:ENOG410PSCT;~InterPro:IPR036864,IPR001138;~PFAM:PF00172;~go_function: GO:0000981 - DNA-binding transcription factor activity, RNA polymerase II-specific [Evidence IEA];~go_function: GO:0008270 - zinc ion binding [Evidence IEA];~go_process: GO:0006355 - regulation of transcription, DNA-templated [Evidence IEA]), giving the protein MMHQQFSLECSQPHSVYPSNASMGDAATGVARGKRHAACDECRSRKLKCSGEPTGCTRCVKQSLTCHYSLQKQMGRPPKKRMREDEDLSPPFGLSGNDSWTNNSEFASLVPSTIESAATAPSDYTGQTNFFADANSNVDAGQFLLNKPIDAAPTTVSPWPDFSNVSSSAANLYTLPPDLSLLQQSSAGSSPDSEESDRQCPCLSCLYLCLSHLSSLAPFPISHHNLCSLYIASRTAQAVIRCQICPLRFTTGMQNVTFTGTLLTVIADTWLRISKVNAVDFGRQSAPPAYAAAIDASPNPTEGWKDWLRQTVRFRVLGGPCDPAGMPPGADDGPSLLGLIEEMEERQRRWHRSHPLPVEERHLPIPKTDGSKEEESCHERDALCMRIIQSARNVIPKFGFEPSDYPDGAGAK
- a CDS encoding Paf1-complex subunit LEO1 (COG:S;~EggNog:ENOG410PR7S;~InterPro:IPR007149;~PFAM:PF04004;~go_component: GO:0016593 - Cdc73/Paf1 complex [Evidence IEA];~go_process: GO:0006368 - transcription elongation from RNA polymerase II promoter [Evidence IEA];~go_process: GO:0016570 - histone modification [Evidence IEA]), whose protein sequence is MSSSDEDVVRRPGRSTGAGQPGSPSASEHSEAPARSQSPAGSDADNANGYDDADLFGSDASDGGFGDDNDRPQRTLDDEELDSGDDVDRNDRVGEPMDYEGGADYEETVNIMDMSLSRAPEPVTSNGEVYTMPVPPFLSVETEEFNPETYVPPPFTTAATSLCWRHDPQNESLLQSNARIIRWEDGSMTLQLASAPKEQYRISTKPLAPLSKSGEYDTKLDSHVYLGAAAEASSVFRLTSHLTHGLTVYPTTVETDDAVQRLQESLAAAARGGKKTLDGSAPVIEVKEDPELAKRQAEMAEREKLKAARRRQQLQDREMDRGRRHGFTQRTGGAGLTVGGLEDDDGLLTTRPRAKKPRRPNRRGEIYTDDEEEYDRRGRTREDEYDEDDGFLVGSDEEPEIVDDDDEEDVLEDEDEDAEGEEEDLPPARPRQKRASPEAPERGTPPTRKKNRYIVDDDDEE
- a CDS encoding Mob1/phocein family protein (COG:D;~EggNog:ENOG410PJTW;~InterPro:IPR005301,IPR036703;~PFAM:PF03637); translation: MATFFQSVRQGFGRGNNNKNNNNNNNNNPAKMNNGSPAPSPASQMPPAGHVPNSPSLTSSLSVDTSSTYDPDAPKYFFQEKYAPLNVKGNFLTLCACPKNVELGEWLAHQIVEQYRLLHGMLQVIQEVNSLTGLPICNENTCPTMSAGRLTYTWLVDGRAAKISAPKFINRVEKWIVSKIHDPVMFPTEKVTGVPDTFAVNEAGGASATSGEEWIGKSSGFPQTFYKDCQGIMKQMFRCYAHLYHAHWLNPFWHINKHDILNMCFVHFVTVAKYYKLVSDKEMEPMQPLIDLFIKQQRIPPEALAGGHWGQQASS